The Pogona vitticeps strain Pit_001003342236 chromosome 7, PviZW2.1, whole genome shotgun sequence genome segment aggaggcgCTGACCGGCTCGGCACCAAAGAAGCTGGGTTTTGAGAAACCAGGGTGGGCAGCCTTGGGTTCCCCTGAAATAGGGGACGGCCCGATTTCAGCTCCGGTTTCGCTCAATACCACCACGCTGGCCCCAAAACGATTAGCCAGGTGGCACTTACTTACGAAAAAAAGCACCCCTTTCTGGCCCTGGTATACAACCTGATGGGATTCTCAGAAAGGACCGAGAGGACTGGATTCCCCTAATATAGGATAAACCCACAGAGACATAGACCCACTGATCtgcagaagaggagaaaaaaaaatctccatttctCTGTCTTTCCCCTTTTCCTATGCATGGGGGTGGGCAGAGCGCCACCCTCAAATTCaccacccaaaaaaagagagagagagactcattcGGTGGCGGCTCAAGGCCGATCTTTCCTTATTGTGCACAAGTATCTTTTAAGGGAAGACACACACCTTCATGGCGGATTCAATGAGCCGCTCCTCTTCCTTGGGGGAGGTGATGACGGGGATGCTGCAGACGGGCCGGTAGGACTCCTTCTTGTCCTGCAAgcggggaagagaaagagagggtgagACCCAGGATGGAAAGACAACAGCGAGGAGCCGTCCATCGGAGGTTTTTTTGGAAGGCCCCTCTGCTGGCTTCACGGCACATATCCTAGGTCGCTGAATGCCTGAAGGGAAATGAGAAGTGGGGGGCACACTACTGGCCAGATCAGAGCCTAGTGCAGttaaatcatcaccatcatcatctcagaacgaCAGaactatggatcatcgaatccagccctgGTCAGGGAGGGTCAGGGGGGCAATCGAACCACAGCTGTGGGGAACCTCCGCCCCCCCCAGGCTGAACCATGGCCTTTCGGCAGATGGCCGTAGCCCTTCCCCACGACACtatcatttttttggggggggggttcctcccTCCTAAATGGCTGAACCGCCTCTCCTGAGGCTGAGGTCTACCAGCAGCCAACGTGCTAAAACACACGAGGATTTTGTGTTCTGCCTTTTGGCCCCCACCCGCAACCAGGATTGTGGATTTCTCCGAAACCTGTGGATTTCTCCAAAACCGAATCCTTGGGCTGATCAAGGTTCCCTCGCCATGACCTCCCCCCTCCAGACACACACCCCAGGACGGATCCCAGACAAGCAGAGGCCCTTGTTCCCCCTACAAAACCGAAATGATCACATCAAACATCTAActccttattcttttttttaaaatgctgttgatTAGAATGATATCAGTGATTGtgcgcctagagtggttgtttcgACCAgttaggcggggtataaatagaataaaataaataaataaataaacaaataaataaataaattttatcttTTTGGAAGACGCACGAAAGGATATGTGAATTTCGATTTCAATTCAATCTTTATTACAGACACGGACCAGTGTAgtgagatctttgggtagtgtgggaggcgtataagttaaataaaataaataaataaataaataaatgaggatggggggggggtttacaaacagctgatctgtgacTTTAGGAGCAGGATGTAGATCGTGGTCATAAATAAACACAGAGCATAAATAACACAGGTCATAAATAAACACACAACAGGGGAGGAGACGTCCAGTGGAAGTGGAATCTTATTCCCTGCACGTGGGCAAGCGGAGGTGGACAACTGTTTTTCATTCCctatcccatcatccctcaccactttAGCTTCTGAAAGTTGTTCCCAGATCAGGTGGGGGGGCGGACGGACTAAATGACCTCTAGGGTCCCCCTTCCGAGGCCAATGTTTGGTGCCTTCGGCCCTTACCTGCAGGGCGGCCTGACAGAGGTCTACCAGACCCTGGATAAGGTAGTATTTGGCCTCAGCCATCAGCTCTTTGATCTCCTGGCTGTTCTTGGGCAAGGCCACCGTGTTGTCTCGCAGGTAATTCAAGATGGTGCCAAAGTGTTTCCCGCAACGATCAATGAGGatccaacctggggggggggggggagaagaggaggaaggtgcGGAGCTTGAAGGGAAGAGGGTGGCACGCTCTCCCTCCTACGCGACGCCAAACCACGGAAGAACCCAAAGCAGACGTATCGCCACCtccagaggttggggggggagacacggagaATGGGTTCTTTAAGCCCCAAAGGACAGGAAACAGCCCCTCTTCCAATCCCTGGGAATCAGAGCAGTCCCCATGAGGCGCTTCTCCTCGCCAAACCACCACCTCGGGTGAGAGGTGGGCTTCACGGGGGGGGGCGCTTGTGGGCAGACCACCCCCTCCCTCGGCTGCTTTTTCTCCTTTCACCCTTTCTGTgaacaaagggaagaaaaaaaaaaactttttccccctttaaaaagaaaagaagtatcgGAGGGTCGGGTTTAACCCAAAGGGGCCTCTGAGAGATTTCTGATCTTCTTGGGGGGGCTGGTTATACACACAGAAAATGGGTCCCGGATGGCTGGAAGCGGCCAGGCCCCCCCAGGAGAGATTCATAGCTTGATGGAAGGTGCCCGGGTGCTGTTCACTGAATCCGCTCGGGAGAGCAGAAAAAGGGCCCCcacggtcccccccccccgtttcaagCCTGTACCTTCCCTGTCCGAGAGCACCTCCATCCTGCCGCTGAACATGGCCTTCAACATGGTGTCGTGGCGGGTCAGCACCCGGACCGTGGTGTAGTAGAGGGAGCCGCCGACGTTCAGCCGCACGTACTTGTTGCCCGGGGCGCCGGATTTGAACCCGCAGCTCTTGGGCCGGGCGCCCGCCGTCGGCGCGGGGCAGAGGGAGGCCAGGCAGGTGTCCCCGGACATCTCCTTCTGCAAATAGATGACGACTCGGCAGCGGGTGGGCTTGGCGGACTCCGCCGTGGTGGTGGGACTGGGAGGACCGGCCGGGGTTGAGggctgcagggagagaaagggtgtgtggggggggtcctcagaagcctgggtaaaatcatatggaggatagactgttacccaagcagcaaatcccccctctccgcgtcgctgaaagagtccaatggaaatgcaagagccaatacaacaggtttggctccggattttgcctcgaggttatctcctgaagccctttccataagtggatatagccacaaagcagtggaggcttgaaatcggagttttccttctcctagatgggccgCCTTCcgaggctgacgagccccaccgacccggcctgctccctaagactgcagagattagaacacaggcctccagcggccggaccttgtcttccaagaagacTGCCAACACTTAGGCAAGCATTTCTACCCACGCACCTTATTTGGCAAGAAAACCAACACACCACAGGTGTTACAaatgcaacagatcctgcacGCTCCATCTCGaatgattggtcagtgaattaaaaaggaagtctgatcctacccctaaaaccttcctcctccccccccctccaggtatATGCAATGCTATTGGGCTTTCCAAGGAagataaatatttattataattattagcACAAAAAGAGAATGATTTGCACAGCTACGTTcttccctgctctctctctctctggaggaaaTGTGGTCAAAATAACTGCAGATTTAACTCCAGCGCTGGAGACTCTCCCCTATTTTCAGCTctttatactctctctctctctctctctctctctctctctctctctctctctctctctctctctctctgtgtgtgtgtgtgtgtgtgtgtgtgtgtgtgtgtgtgtgtgtgtgtgtgtgtgtgtgtgtgtgtgtgtgtgtgtgtgtgtgtgtgtgtgtgtgtgtgtgtgtgtttgttttgacTGCTTAACCCGACACAGCAAAGCCAAGATCAGGCCCACGGGTCTCTGGGAGCCACAGCTGAAAGGAAGCCACGGGGTCGAGCGGCTCGAGGGCTGGCGTGGGACTCGGGTGGCTCCGGTTCAAGTCCTCCTGGAGCCAGAAAACTTAAGGGCTGATCTTAAGAAGCTGAAACGCACCAACACGGCAAATCTTGAACTATGCCGAAATGTGTAGCTACTCGGCCACATGCCCCGGGTTGCATATCCGACAGATCCGGCTACAGAGCCAGCTGTAAAGTACGGCCCCATTTccttgatgtatttatttatttaaaatatttttagcctgactttttttctctcaaaAGGATCTGCGGCGGCTTACGTaattaaaacacagtatttaaagctagcaACAGTGAGTATTgacatatttaaaaggatcaaaccgatcccatttaaaaaaaaaacttaagcaatactaaaaaaacattcaaagcagtatggtaagacaatccttttttaaaaaaaataaataaatctcagaccaccagtcattcagggaaagcttgcctgaaaagaaagatcttttagctgcttgcagaaggactgcaaagatggagccaggctggcctccagtgggagggagttccggagtctctgggagcagccacagagaagcttCTGCCCTGCGTCCCCACCAGACGCACCCAGgaaggtggcgggaccgagacaaaggccttccctgatgaaCTTAACACCCAAGCCGGCTTATGCTGGGAGATACGATCTTTGAGACGTTTGGATGGCTGGCTTCTTGTTGGCAAATGTGACCTTCATTTTCACCACCAATTTCTGCCTGCTGTGTCTGCATCCAGCTGATCACCCAACTATTTTTTTATGGGATTCAGACAGCTCTCTGTATCGTGTCGGACAAACACTGGAAATATAAATGCCTACAATAAAGAGGGTGCATCATCAGTGTTTGGAGATGTCCACAGAGCTGTTCCTATTTCCTACTACACTCCTCCGTTACTCACTCCATGCTCTGTTTTTCTATGCGGTTCTCCATGATTTAAAAAACCCGCTTTCACTCAATGTTCATTCTGGCAAACCTATACCTCCATCCTAATCCCCAGGAATCCCCTTCTGGCTACGAACTGGTGCTCGCCTCCGATATCTGATATTCGAGGGAGTCGGCCTTTCCACTCCTCGGCGGATGGCTCACCATGGCCACCGACAAAACACATGcagaaagctttccatttccaCAAAAAGGAGGGAACACTGTAAAATTCAGCAGTAACCATGAACAAATGCCAGTACAACATTACATCATCTCGGAGGTTTTCGAAATTGGGGGGGCGGGGaataatctctcttttttggaaaGTGCTGATGCCTCAGATGGTGAGCATGCTGCAAGCAAAAGCATGCCGAGGCATAACGCTTTCGTGGCTTTGGTAGATGTTCAGCTCCAGTGTCTTCCTCTTGGGCGCTAGCTGTCAACATTTCCGAGACCAGTTTGCTGCCAGATTCCCAAGGGCCtcagaaaacattttctctcagcaGGGGGCTGCTGGGGATGTTTTTAGTGGTGCAATAGGACCCTGGTACCTATGGGATCAGTATCTATAGTTTCACTTACCCAgggtctgaaaatgttaaaaatattaaaagaaaaaaaatagatacagtacagtacatcgAATTTTACAATGTATTTACCACaactgg includes the following:
- the TNFAIP1 gene encoding BTB/POZ domain-containing adapter for CUL3-mediated RhoA degradation protein 2 isoform X1, which encodes MSGDTCLASLCPAPTAGARPKSCGFKSGAPGNKYVRLNVGGSLYYTTVRVLTRHDTMLKAMFSGRMEVLSDREGWILIDRCGKHFGTILNYLRDNTVALPKNSQEIKELMAEAKYYLIQGLVDLCQAALQDKKESYRPVCSIPVITSPKEEERLIESAMKPVVKLLYNRSNNKYSYTSNSDDNLLKNIELFDKLSLRFNGRVLFIKDVIGDEICCWSFYGQGRKLAEVCCTSIVYATEKKQTKVEFPEARIYEETLNALLYETPRVPDNSLLEATSRNRSQASRGEEDDSGLELRDRVRRIHVKRYSTYDDRPMGH